The following proteins are encoded in a genomic region of Terriglobia bacterium:
- a CDS encoding YbjQ family protein: MQHAMTTTAFTIDGYRVRKNLGVVRGVTVRSRSVFGTVGAALQTLAGGNITLFTELCERTRAEAFEQMLAHAEQLGANAVIGVRYDANDVMQSVTEVLCYGTAVVLEEA, translated from the coding sequence ATGCAGCACGCGATGACCACGACCGCGTTCACGATCGACGGGTACCGCGTCAGGAAGAACCTCGGAGTTGTTCGGGGCGTCACGGTCCGGTCGCGCTCGGTCTTCGGCACCGTGGGCGCGGCGCTCCAGACGCTCGCCGGCGGCAACATCACCCTGTTCACCGAGCTGTGCGAGAGGACCCGCGCGGAGGCGTTCGAGCAGATGCTTGCGCACGCGGAGCAACTCGGCGCGAACGCGGTGATCGGCGTCCGCTACGACGCGAACGACGTGATGCAAAGTGTGACCGAGGTGCTCTGCTACGGAACGGCCGTGGTCCTGGAAGAGGCCTGA
- a CDS encoding DUF4097 family beta strand repeat-containing protein, whose amino-acid sequence MARHRRAIQLLGTSFLVLALAHPALAGSRIEKNLTLGPGGKLVLDTEAGSVSVSGSTEAGVHVVVTSRSDDLEKRYKFEFQEAPGEVRITGKKADTGWLRGISVHFEIRAPRATSLSLRTSGGSIEASGLAGTADVDTSGGSISIDDLEGALKAHTSGGSITLREIKGDVRVETSGGSINASSIAGSLDARTSGGHVDVENVTGDAVLRTSGGSVKARNAGGRVIAKTSGGSIEVSFARGNARGGELETAAGSVEVTVDPSASLTVDATTSAGRISTDFPLQVTGSIGSSSVHGTIGKGGESLTIHTSAGSIELRSLK is encoded by the coding sequence ATGGCACGGCACCGTCGCGCGATCCAGCTGCTCGGAACGTCCTTTCTCGTCCTCGCGCTGGCCCATCCCGCCCTCGCGGGGAGCCGGATCGAGAAGAACCTGACCCTCGGGCCTGGCGGGAAGCTCGTCCTGGACACCGAGGCGGGGAGCGTCTCGGTTTCCGGAAGCACGGAGGCGGGAGTCCACGTCGTCGTGACCTCCAGGTCGGACGACCTGGAGAAACGCTACAAGTTCGAATTCCAGGAAGCACCTGGGGAGGTCCGGATCACCGGCAAGAAGGCCGACACCGGCTGGCTCCGGGGCATCTCGGTGCATTTCGAGATCAGGGCGCCCAGAGCGACGAGCCTCTCACTCCGCACGTCGGGCGGGTCGATCGAGGCCTCCGGCCTCGCCGGGACAGCCGACGTGGACACGTCCGGCGGCTCGATCTCGATCGACGACCTCGAAGGAGCCCTCAAGGCCCATACCTCGGGCGGGAGCATCACGCTCCGCGAGATCAAGGGGGACGTGAGGGTGGAGACTTCCGGGGGGAGCATCAACGCCTCCTCGATCGCCGGAAGTCTCGACGCCCGTACCAGCGGCGGCCACGTCGACGTCGAGAACGTCACGGGCGACGCGGTGCTCCGCACTTCAGGCGGCTCGGTCAAGGCGCGGAACGCCGGCGGTCGCGTGATCGCCAAGACGTCGGGGGGTTCCATCGAGGTGTCGTTCGCGCGGGGCAACGCGAGGGGCGGCGAGTTGGAGACGGCGGCGGGGTCCGTCGAGGTGACCGTGGATCCCTCGGCGAGCCTCACCGTGGACGCTACCACCTCCGCCGGCCGGATCTCCACCGACTTCCCCCTGCAGGTGACGGGCTCCATCGGCAGCTCGAGCGTCCACGGGACGATCGGCAAGGGAGGCGAGTCGCTCACGATCCACACAAGCGCCGGGTCGATCGAGCTGCGGTCGCTGAAGTAG
- a CDS encoding methylated-DNA--[protein]-cysteine S-methyltransferase, with product MAVGFARLETPVGALWLFAMDGALAGLAFEDRRAALKSHLNRRFGGQVIEEVEDPAGAVSRLAAYFTGDLEAIDAIRVDPGGTPFQRAVWSALRRIPAGRTVAYSELASLSGHPRAVRAVDLANARNPIAIVVPCHRVIGADGSLTGYGGGLERKAWLLSHEHVLL from the coding sequence ATGGCCGTGGGCTTCGCGCGATTGGAGACGCCGGTGGGCGCGCTGTGGCTGTTCGCGATGGACGGCGCGCTCGCGGGGCTGGCGTTCGAGGACCGGCGCGCTGCGCTCAAGAGCCACTTGAACCGGCGATTCGGCGGTCAGGTGATCGAAGAGGTGGAAGATCCGGCGGGCGCCGTCTCGCGTCTCGCGGCCTACTTCACCGGCGACCTCGAGGCCATCGATGCCATCCGGGTGGATCCCGGCGGCACGCCGTTCCAGCGCGCGGTCTGGTCGGCGCTCCGGCGCATCCCGGCGGGCCGGACCGTCGCGTACTCGGAGCTCGCGAGCCTCTCCGGGCATCCGAGGGCCGTCCGAGCGGTTGACCTGGCGAACGCCCGCAATCCGATTGCGATCGTGGTTCCCTGTCATCGCGTGATAGGGGCCGACGGTTCCCTCACGGGCTACGGCGGCGGCCTCGAGCGCAAGGCTTGGCTCCTCAGCCACGAGCACGTCCTGCTGTGA
- a CDS encoding carboxypeptidase-like regulatory domain-containing protein, translated as MPCRLFTISMLAFLAAAAGATAGEVPITGQVVGPGGSPVSDAQVLLLPVLDPVAAARLDRDASLPEPAARGVTTAQGIYRLAAPRAGVYRVRVDATGFAPRQILLRPLLEPVDLVEVSLARDNGLTVRVGDSAGVPIVGAAVHVADPELRFFADPRWSVPALTVFTGKDGTAHLPRADSDLSVVTISAPGYLVAERRGVRGNSLTVKLEKGVPIPIEVRGADGAPAPGVLAVIGPSSHPLGTTDAKGRLDLAVLARGDLTVTLAAADGRQVEQRISPPPKDRPGPIRIVLPERVTVSGHVIDLETRRPLAGALVWNRGRPWEAIPTDDAGAYAFGLQLGVDCVLVGGATGYLPSDPRMVSASAGRRPGPTLALEPAAAMEGTVVDVGGQPVPGAKVDLVRRMESGSVQFFIGGRQNAPHAVTSSRGRFRLSPVDASLRYDLAVSATGFAPTTRELAPLERRRTLEGQRIELARGRKAFGRILDGDRRPIQDAAVLMRAAARRGEHVIAMRAGGGPEPEERKSVSDANGRFEITALAAGTFDLEVRHKGFARKTLERIEVADTAEPADLGEIVLAPGERVQGRVVDPAGKPIDGVEVSIAKDGGGPMGFGPAPTAPPEAVTGPDGWFSIDDLLRGEPLSLAFTRTAYLAKRQSGVEVPRRDPLDIVLHPSSKVSGAVLDPDSKPVPFAQVTLTQHRGGGVGGQRMMMIMRNQGSADASGRFLFEDVEPGKIDLSANATGWQEAKLDDLEVVEGQDLTGVELPLKPGAIVEGRVLAPDGQPAVGAEVSKVAEQAQMVRFRGTTTDGDGNYRIEGLAPGNVSVEATHESWARVVKDIDARTGTNALDLQFQGGQDVSGRVVDAAGGPIAGAWVRLAAPGRFFGGPDVTSGTDGSFKFESVGEGDYELTAGKRGLASPDTRTPVHVADAPVAGIEVRLSAGAVLTGAVSGLDPGKLAQVEVSAVKAGESWPHSQSPVDRQGHYRLEDLTAGSWRVTASHPSGGQQARGDVTIAPGATEASLDLRFGGGLTLSGRVVQGDAAVSSADVFAQGTDVDSSGRGRTDSDGRFSVGGLEPGTYRLELNQWESGLFHEETYEVRGPREVVVRIPTARVSGRVVDSADRRPVSGARVALAPQDGDASGASAFRFDRSATTDLDGRFAISNVSDGTWRLSATAQGYAAQAATATVKSGHDVENVGLALDPTDGLSIEVQLPSGHPPDEVVVAVLDPAGRAVVSGSFATGENGRVRLSTVPSGSWDLLVGANGSGTASLRASAPGGPVPVALPPACTLDVAVPGLEGSSAVATATVTGADGRPYREVAWYDEPRSQWRLSGGRVRIEDLPPGAWTVSVSASDGQTWRGTAQTAPGAAAVLTLQ; from the coding sequence ATGCCGTGCCGACTCTTCACGATCTCGATGCTCGCCTTCCTAGCCGCGGCCGCGGGGGCGACCGCAGGCGAGGTGCCCATCACCGGCCAGGTCGTGGGGCCCGGCGGGAGCCCGGTCTCCGACGCCCAGGTGCTGTTGCTGCCGGTCCTCGATCCGGTCGCGGCGGCTCGCCTGGATCGCGACGCCAGCCTTCCCGAGCCCGCTGCCAGGGGGGTCACCACGGCCCAGGGCATCTACCGCCTCGCCGCACCGAGGGCCGGCGTCTACCGAGTGCGGGTCGATGCGACGGGTTTCGCGCCCCGACAGATCCTCCTCCGGCCGCTCTTGGAGCCGGTGGACCTCGTCGAGGTCAGTCTCGCCCGAGACAACGGCCTGACCGTGCGCGTCGGCGACAGCGCGGGTGTTCCGATCGTGGGCGCAGCCGTGCACGTGGCCGACCCGGAGCTGCGGTTCTTCGCGGACCCCCGCTGGAGCGTCCCCGCCCTCACGGTCTTCACCGGAAAGGACGGCACGGCCCACCTCCCGCGGGCGGATTCGGACCTGAGCGTCGTCACGATCTCGGCCCCAGGCTACCTGGTCGCCGAGCGCCGCGGAGTCCGCGGCAACTCCCTCACGGTCAAGCTGGAGAAGGGAGTGCCGATCCCGATCGAGGTCCGTGGGGCCGACGGGGCCCCGGCCCCGGGGGTCCTCGCGGTGATCGGTCCCAGCTCCCATCCTCTGGGCACGACCGATGCGAAGGGCCGCCTCGACCTCGCAGTGCTTGCACGGGGCGACCTCACGGTGACTCTGGCGGCCGCTGACGGCCGGCAGGTCGAGCAGCGGATATCGCCCCCTCCGAAGGACCGCCCGGGTCCCATTCGAATCGTGCTGCCCGAGCGCGTCACCGTGTCGGGGCACGTGATCGACCTCGAGACGCGCCGCCCGCTGGCAGGTGCACTCGTCTGGAACCGGGGACGCCCGTGGGAGGCGATCCCCACCGACGACGCCGGCGCCTACGCGTTCGGCCTCCAGCTGGGGGTCGACTGCGTCCTCGTCGGCGGGGCAACGGGCTATCTCCCCAGCGATCCGCGGATGGTCTCCGCTTCCGCGGGCCGGCGCCCCGGCCCGACCCTGGCGCTGGAGCCCGCTGCGGCGATGGAGGGGACGGTGGTGGACGTCGGCGGGCAGCCGGTCCCTGGGGCGAAGGTGGATCTCGTCCGACGCATGGAGAGCGGAAGCGTCCAGTTCTTCATCGGGGGACGGCAGAACGCTCCGCACGCGGTGACCTCCTCCCGCGGGCGGTTCCGCTTGAGCCCGGTGGACGCCTCGCTCCGGTACGATCTGGCGGTCTCTGCGACAGGGTTCGCGCCTACCACCCGTGAGCTGGCCCCCCTCGAGCGCCGGCGCACCCTGGAGGGCCAGCGGATCGAACTCGCGCGGGGACGGAAGGCTTTCGGCCGGATCCTGGACGGCGACAGGCGGCCGATTCAGGACGCCGCGGTCCTGATGCGGGCTGCGGCGCGGCGCGGCGAGCACGTGATCGCGATGAGGGCCGGCGGCGGCCCGGAGCCCGAGGAGCGCAAGTCCGTCAGCGACGCGAACGGGCGCTTCGAGATCACCGCGCTCGCCGCCGGGACGTTCGACCTCGAGGTGCGCCACAAGGGCTTCGCGCGAAAGACCCTGGAGCGGATCGAGGTCGCCGACACGGCCGAGCCCGCGGACCTCGGAGAGATCGTCCTCGCTCCGGGAGAGAGGGTCCAAGGAAGGGTCGTCGATCCGGCCGGCAAGCCCATCGACGGCGTCGAAGTCTCGATCGCGAAGGACGGGGGAGGGCCGATGGGGTTCGGCCCGGCGCCGACCGCCCCGCCCGAGGCCGTCACCGGTCCCGACGGCTGGTTCTCGATCGACGACCTGCTCCGCGGCGAGCCGCTTTCGCTCGCCTTCACCCGGACCGCTTACCTCGCGAAGCGCCAGTCCGGCGTCGAGGTCCCCCGCCGCGATCCGCTGGACATCGTGCTGCACCCGTCCTCGAAGGTGTCCGGAGCGGTTCTCGACCCCGACTCGAAGCCGGTCCCGTTCGCCCAGGTGACGCTCACCCAGCACCGCGGCGGCGGGGTCGGCGGCCAGCGAATGATGATGATCATGAGGAACCAGGGGTCGGCCGACGCCAGCGGACGATTCCTGTTCGAGGACGTGGAGCCCGGGAAGATCGATCTGTCGGCGAACGCCACCGGCTGGCAGGAAGCCAAGCTCGACGACCTCGAGGTCGTCGAGGGGCAGGACCTCACGGGCGTCGAGCTCCCCTTGAAGCCGGGAGCGATCGTCGAGGGGCGCGTGCTCGCGCCGGATGGGCAGCCCGCGGTCGGAGCCGAGGTCTCGAAGGTGGCCGAGCAGGCGCAGATGGTGCGATTCCGCGGGACCACGACCGACGGCGACGGGAACTACCGGATCGAGGGGCTCGCACCCGGCAACGTATCCGTCGAGGCGACCCACGAGAGCTGGGCTCGGGTGGTCAAGGACATCGACGCCCGCACCGGGACCAACGCCCTCGACCTCCAGTTCCAAGGGGGCCAGGACGTCTCGGGCCGGGTCGTGGATGCGGCCGGCGGACCGATCGCCGGAGCTTGGGTGCGGCTCGCCGCGCCGGGCCGGTTCTTCGGCGGCCCGGACGTCACGTCGGGCACCGACGGCTCCTTCAAGTTCGAGAGCGTGGGAGAAGGAGATTACGAGCTGACGGCGGGGAAGCGAGGACTCGCCTCCCCCGACACGAGGACTCCGGTTCACGTCGCCGACGCCCCCGTCGCGGGGATCGAGGTGAGGCTCTCCGCGGGCGCGGTGCTGACCGGAGCCGTCTCCGGCCTCGACCCGGGCAAGCTCGCGCAGGTGGAGGTGAGCGCGGTGAAGGCGGGCGAGTCGTGGCCGCACTCCCAGTCGCCCGTGGATCGTCAGGGTCACTACCGCCTCGAGGATCTCACGGCGGGCTCGTGGCGCGTCACCGCGTCCCATCCGTCGGGCGGCCAGCAGGCACGGGGCGACGTGACGATCGCGCCAGGCGCCACGGAGGCGAGCCTCGACCTACGCTTCGGCGGCGGGCTCACGCTATCGGGACGCGTCGTACAGGGAGACGCGGCCGTGAGCAGCGCCGACGTCTTCGCGCAGGGAACCGACGTGGACTCCTCGGGCCGCGGCCGAACGGACTCCGACGGGCGCTTCAGCGTGGGGGGCCTCGAGCCCGGAACGTATCGCCTGGAGCTGAACCAGTGGGAGAGCGGCCTCTTCCACGAGGAGACGTACGAGGTGCGCGGCCCGCGCGAAGTCGTCGTCCGGATACCGACCGCCCGCGTGTCGGGGCGCGTCGTGGACTCCGCGGACCGCCGGCCGGTCTCCGGCGCCCGCGTCGCGCTGGCGCCGCAGGACGGCGACGCTTCCGGAGCCTCCGCCTTCCGCTTCGACCGTTCCGCGACCACCGACCTCGACGGCCGGTTCGCGATCTCGAACGTCTCCGACGGGACATGGCGGCTCTCCGCGACCGCGCAGGGCTACGCGGCGCAAGCCGCGACCGCGACCGTGAAGAGCGGACACGACGTCGAGAACGTCGGCCTCGCGCTCGACCCGACGGATGGCCTCTCGATCGAGGTGCAGCTGCCGTCCGGTCACCCGCCGGACGAGGTGGTGGTCGCCGTCCTCGATCCCGCGGGGCGCGCGGTCGTGAGCGGCAGCTTCGCGACCGGAGAGAACGGCCGCGTGCGGCTCTCCACCGTGCCGTCGGGATCGTGGGACCTGCTCGTCGGAGCGAACGGGAGCGGCACCGCCTCTTTGCGCGCCTCGGCTCCTGGCGGTCCGGTCCCGGTCGCGCTGCCGCCGGCGTGCACGCTCGACGTCGCGGTGCCGGGGCTCGAGGGGTCTTCTGCCGTGGCGACCGCGACCGTGACCGGCGCCGACGGCCGCCCCTACCGGGAGGTGGCCTGGTACGACGAGCCACGCAGCCAGTGGCGCCTCAGCGGGGGACGGGTGCGGATCGAGGATCTCCCGCCGGGAGCGTGGACGGTGTCCGTCTCGGCGTCGGACGGTCAGACGTGGCGGGGTACGGCGCAGACCGCCCCGGGGGCCGCTGCCGTGCTGACCCTCCAGTGA
- a CDS encoding VWA domain-containing protein has protein sequence MRSQTSPVILLLAFLALPAVAVASDDPRPTTGSLAVVEAGGAIVEMPLRHTRVRVEVSAFVARAEVEQTFANPYDHPVEAVYTFPLGDKAAVDDFELTVGERTIRGEIKRRDEARQIYESARDEGWDAALLEQERPNVFTQSVANLEPGADVKVRLITVEVLPYDAGLYRLTFPLVVGPRYIPGGAAPVGAIATEAANPTAAVPDAERVTPPVLRPEVRSGHDVEISVVLDAGVPIANLASPSHRIAVERPTPSTARVSLAPDDRIPNKDFMLRWSVSSDRPSVGLLAHREGDDGFFTLLVQPKGTIGPDEAAPKEMVLVLDTSGSMEGIPIEASKRFAREALSSLGPRDTFNLVRFASGAEVFSKEPLPSDRASVDRGRAWIEALSGGGGTEMLTGLKAAFERPADPNRLRMVVFLTDGFIGDENRILAEISRVAGDARIYTVGIGSSVNHYVLDRMAALGRGTYVFVRPDEKADEALERFRGWVSRPYLTDLRVDWGALAVADVVPETLPDLGSGQNLCMVGRYLAPGTGEVVFRGHLGGRYWEQRLTVALPGKEGSHSALASLWARHRIEELLMSVPDGVPPSVEAEVTTLALGYRLMSPFTSFVAVDDSRVVGPGGKPETIRQPLPIPEGTSFGGVFGKEGPRVVRTPAKAGDGASDVEETLPEDHAEREVRSAPRHPTVANPQGATGAVGGVIGGVLGGVLGGPALSPAPKALPASNRAVVPGDPLAALSASAVRADAIEEVLITTAGAGVTYGRARGGFATIIQRQGDPRSEPEAAAPTGAAGLTAGWAATRPAAGLPARLASLHGTDAGDRLLITSLRVLADLAEDGRLGPSEGKPSLAALLGAQVPSGAIAEDPNVQAFVAWALAEGAAALPHDPWVRQAAERAAADLARRATSAGGSTACRLDAEDARWVRLILGWLRPGKPLTPGAPTGDPSAPYVDLCRAASGEAVPARGAGRRTSWDRLLRAIPLGHLTYVR, from the coding sequence ATGAGAAGCCAGACGTCGCCCGTGATCCTGCTCCTCGCGTTCCTCGCGCTTCCGGCCGTCGCCGTCGCGTCGGACGATCCCCGCCCGACGACGGGGTCCCTCGCCGTCGTGGAGGCCGGAGGAGCGATCGTCGAGATGCCGCTCCGGCACACCCGCGTCCGGGTCGAGGTCTCGGCGTTCGTCGCCCGCGCCGAGGTGGAGCAGACCTTCGCCAACCCGTACGACCATCCGGTGGAGGCCGTCTATACGTTCCCTCTGGGCGACAAGGCCGCCGTGGACGATTTCGAGCTGACGGTCGGCGAGCGGACGATACGAGGCGAGATCAAGCGGCGCGACGAGGCTCGGCAAATCTACGAATCGGCCCGCGACGAGGGGTGGGACGCGGCGCTGCTGGAGCAGGAGCGCCCCAACGTCTTCACCCAGTCGGTCGCGAACCTCGAGCCGGGCGCCGACGTCAAGGTCCGTCTCATCACGGTCGAAGTCCTGCCGTACGACGCGGGCCTCTACCGCCTGACGTTCCCGCTGGTCGTCGGCCCCCGCTACATCCCCGGCGGCGCGGCTCCCGTCGGCGCGATCGCCACGGAAGCGGCGAATCCCACGGCCGCCGTCCCCGACGCGGAACGGGTCACGCCCCCCGTCCTCCGGCCCGAGGTCCGGTCGGGTCACGACGTGGAGATTTCGGTCGTCCTGGACGCCGGGGTTCCCATCGCGAACCTCGCGAGCCCGAGCCATCGGATCGCCGTCGAGCGCCCGACGCCCTCGACCGCGCGGGTGTCCCTCGCTCCGGACGACCGGATCCCGAACAAGGACTTCATGCTCCGCTGGAGCGTCTCGTCCGATCGCCCGTCCGTGGGCCTCCTCGCGCATCGCGAGGGAGACGACGGCTTCTTCACGCTCCTCGTCCAGCCCAAGGGGACGATCGGTCCCGACGAAGCCGCACCCAAGGAGATGGTCCTGGTCCTCGACACCTCGGGAAGCATGGAAGGGATCCCGATCGAGGCCTCGAAGCGGTTCGCTCGCGAGGCGCTCTCGAGCCTCGGCCCGCGGGACACGTTCAATCTGGTTCGCTTCGCGTCGGGCGCCGAGGTGTTCTCGAAGGAGCCGCTCCCGAGCGACAGGGCGTCCGTCGACCGGGGGCGAGCCTGGATCGAGGCGCTTTCAGGCGGTGGCGGCACGGAGATGCTCACCGGACTCAAGGCGGCGTTCGAGCGACCCGCCGACCCGAACCGGCTTCGGATGGTCGTCTTCCTCACCGACGGCTTCATCGGCGACGAGAACAGGATCCTGGCGGAGATCTCGCGGGTGGCGGGCGACGCCCGGATCTACACGGTGGGGATCGGCTCCTCGGTCAACCACTACGTGCTCGACCGCATGGCGGCCCTCGGGCGGGGGACATACGTCTTCGTCCGGCCCGACGAAAAGGCGGACGAAGCGCTCGAGCGCTTCCGCGGTTGGGTCAGCCGGCCGTACCTGACCGATCTCCGCGTGGACTGGGGCGCGCTCGCGGTCGCGGACGTCGTGCCCGAGACGCTGCCGGACCTGGGCTCCGGCCAGAACCTCTGCATGGTCGGACGCTACCTCGCTCCGGGAACCGGCGAGGTGGTGTTCCGCGGACACCTCGGCGGCCGGTACTGGGAGCAACGCCTGACCGTCGCGCTGCCCGGGAAGGAGGGATCGCATTCTGCCCTCGCCTCGCTGTGGGCACGGCACCGGATCGAGGAGCTGCTCATGAGCGTTCCCGACGGCGTGCCTCCTTCGGTCGAGGCCGAGGTCACGACCCTCGCACTCGGGTACCGGCTGATGAGCCCGTTCACGTCGTTCGTCGCCGTGGACGACTCGCGCGTGGTGGGCCCCGGTGGCAAGCCCGAGACGATCCGTCAACCGCTACCGATCCCCGAGGGGACCTCGTTCGGAGGGGTGTTCGGCAAGGAGGGGCCCCGAGTCGTCCGGACGCCGGCCAAGGCTGGCGATGGCGCTTCCGATGTCGAGGAGACGCTCCCGGAGGATCACGCCGAGCGCGAAGTGCGGTCGGCGCCGCGTCACCCGACGGTCGCCAATCCCCAGGGCGCCACCGGGGCGGTCGGCGGAGTCATCGGCGGGGTCCTGGGCGGCGTCCTGGGTGGCCCCGCGCTTTCGCCGGCGCCGAAGGCGCTTCCCGCCAGCAATAGGGCCGTCGTTCCGGGAGACCCGCTAGCGGCTCTCTCGGCATCCGCCGTCCGCGCCGACGCGATCGAGGAGGTCCTCATCACGACGGCCGGGGCCGGTGTCACGTACGGTCGAGCTCGAGGTGGGTTCGCCACGATCATCCAGCGGCAGGGAGACCCGCGCTCGGAACCGGAGGCTGCCGCGCCGACCGGCGCGGCCGGGTTAACTGCAGGATGGGCTGCAACGAGGCCTGCCGCCGGGTTGCCGGCACGCCTCGCGTCCCTCCACGGCACCGACGCGGGCGACCGCCTTCTGATCACATCGCTACGCGTCCTGGCCGACCTGGCGGAAGACGGGCGACTCGGGCCCTCCGAAGGCAAGCCTTCGCTCGCCGCCCTCCTCGGCGCTCAGGTCCCGTCCGGCGCGATCGCCGAGGATCCGAATGTCCAAGCGTTTGTCGCCTGGGCGCTGGCCGAGGGCGCGGCGGCCTTGCCCCACGACCCGTGGGTCCGGCAGGCCGCGGAGCGAGCCGCGGCCGACCTCGCGCGTCGTGCGACGTCGGCAGGGGGCTCGACCGCATGCCGCCTCGACGCGGAGGACGCGCGCTGGGTCCGGCTGATCCTGGGCTGGCTGCGGCCGGGCAAGCCACTCACGCCGGGGGCGCCAACGGGAGACCCCTCGGCTCCATACGTCGATCTGTGCCGGGCAGCGTCGGGCGAGGCTGTCCCCGCTCGAGGCGCCGGCCGACGGACCTCGTGGGACAGGCTTCTCCGCGCCATTCCTTTGGGTCACCTGACGTACGTCCGCTGA
- a CDS encoding OsmC family protein translates to MEMAIEFPGGDRVDACFDGLEIVTSQDGSAPSPFDLFLASIGTCAGIYVARFCRQRGISTQGLRIRQRVAANPASGMVDRIDLEIQLPPGFPEQYREAAIRSANLCAVKKHLEHPPRIEVRAA, encoded by the coding sequence ATGGAAATGGCAATCGAGTTCCCCGGCGGCGACCGGGTGGACGCTTGCTTCGACGGGCTCGAGATCGTGACGAGTCAGGATGGGTCGGCACCGTCCCCGTTCGACTTGTTCTTGGCGTCCATCGGGACCTGCGCCGGGATCTACGTGGCCCGGTTCTGCCGGCAGCGTGGGATCTCGACCCAGGGGCTCCGGATTCGCCAGCGCGTCGCGGCCAACCCCGCCTCCGGGATGGTGGACAGGATCGATCTCGAGATCCAGCTTCCTCCCGGCTTCCCGGAACAGTACCGCGAAGCGGCGATTCGCTCGGCGAACCTCTGCGCGGTCAAGAAGCACCTCGAGCACCCGCCTCGAATCGAGGTCCGCGCCGCCTGA
- a CDS encoding ABC transporter permease yields MRVLLHVIVKELLQLRRDRKMIPAMVVGPIMQLLALGYAANMDVKEIPLLLVDQDRTYSSRALLDRFEGSGYFRLVGSEDEPGAIEPWLVRGRAQVALVIGAGYGDAVAAGRPPKVQVIADGSDANSAVVGLGYASRIVAAAGARMVGSRLEAGGRVRAMAATGSIEMVPRVWYNPDLTTRWFYVPAILAMTLMLITMILPSVAVVREKEIGTLEQLSVTPVRPWQMILGKLFPFAAIGMVDLVLVTALVVLLFRVPLRGSFPLLALLTVPFLMTTLGLGLLVSAVVRTQQQAMMTSAFVFMVPMILLSGLIFPIENMPVAIQWGTLVIPLRYYNNIIRGIFLKGSGIDVLWPEGAILTGIGVLVLATASLRFRKSLD; encoded by the coding sequence GTGCGCGTCCTCCTCCACGTGATCGTCAAGGAGCTCCTCCAGCTGCGGAGGGACAGGAAGATGATCCCGGCCATGGTCGTCGGTCCGATCATGCAGCTCTTGGCGCTGGGGTACGCGGCGAACATGGACGTGAAGGAGATCCCGCTGCTGCTCGTGGACCAGGACAGGACGTATTCGAGCCGGGCGCTCCTGGACCGGTTCGAGGGGTCGGGCTACTTCCGCCTGGTCGGGAGCGAGGACGAGCCGGGCGCGATCGAGCCATGGCTGGTAAGGGGTCGCGCGCAGGTCGCCCTGGTGATCGGAGCGGGGTACGGCGATGCCGTGGCCGCGGGGCGCCCGCCGAAGGTCCAGGTGATCGCCGATGGCTCGGACGCCAACTCCGCGGTGGTCGGCCTCGGCTACGCGTCGCGGATCGTCGCCGCGGCGGGAGCGAGGATGGTCGGGAGCCGTCTGGAGGCCGGCGGGAGGGTGCGGGCCATGGCCGCGACCGGAAGCATCGAGATGGTCCCGAGGGTCTGGTACAACCCGGACCTCACCACGCGCTGGTTTTACGTCCCGGCGATCCTGGCCATGACCCTCATGCTGATCACCATGATCCTCCCGTCGGTGGCCGTGGTGCGCGAGAAGGAGATCGGGACGCTGGAGCAGCTCAGCGTGACGCCGGTGCGTCCCTGGCAGATGATCCTCGGCAAACTGTTCCCGTTCGCGGCGATCGGCATGGTGGACCTCGTTCTCGTCACCGCGCTGGTGGTGCTCCTGTTCCGTGTGCCACTCCGGGGCTCGTTCCCGCTCCTGGCGCTCCTGACCGTGCCGTTCCTGATGACGACGCTGGGCCTCGGCCTGCTCGTGTCCGCGGTGGTGCGCACTCAGCAGCAGGCGATGATGACCTCCGCGTTCGTATTCATGGTGCCGATGATCCTCCTGTCGGGGCTCATCTTCCCGATCGAGAACATGCCCGTCGCGATCCAGTGGGGAACCCTCGTGATCCCCCTCCGGTACTACAACAACATCATTCGCGGGATCTTCCTCAAGGGGTCCGGGATCGACGTGCTCTGGCCCGAAGGGGCGATCCTCACCGGGATCGGCGTCCTCGTGCTCGCGACGGCATCGCTGAGGTTCAGGAAGAGCCTGGATTGA